The DNA window GATGTTGGCACCAGGGGCGATCCCGATACCGCCTACTTGCGCAGCCAGCGCGTCGGAGATGTAATCGCCATTCAGGTTGGTGGTGGCGATGACATCGTACTCGGCGGGGCGCAGCAGGATCTGTTGCAGGAACGCATCAGCAATCGCGTCTTTGACGATGATCTCGCGGCCTGTCTTCGGGTTCTTGAATTTGCACCATGGGCCGCCATCCAGCAGCTCAGCGCCGAATTCGTTCTTGGCCAATGCATACGCCCAATCACGGAAGCCACCTTCGGTGAACTTCATGATGTTGCCCTTGTGGACAATAGTCACGCTCTTGCGGTCATTGTCGATGGCGTACTGGATGGCTGCACGGACCAAGCGCTCGGTACCCTGCTTGGAAACGGGCTTGATACCGATGCCAGATGTCTCGGGGAAGCGGATCTTCTTCACGCCCATTTCGGTCTGCAGGAAGTTGATCACTTTCTTCACCTGCTCAGACTCGGCTTGCCACTCGATGCCAGCGTAGATGTCCTCGGTGTTTTCGCGGAAGATCACCATGTCGGTCAGCTCAGGCTGCTTCAGCGGGGAGGGCACGCCCTTGAAGTAACGCACTGGGCGCACGCACTGGTACAGATCCAGCTCTTGGCGCAATGCGACGTTCAATGAACGGATGCCACCGCCGACGGGCGTGGTCATCGGGCCTTTGATCGACACGGAGTATTGCTTCAGCGCATCGAAGGTTTCCTTGGGCAGCCACTCATCCGGGCCATAGATGCGGGTGGATTTTTCGCCGGCGAAGACTTCCATCCAGTGGATCTTCTTCTTGCCGCCATAGGCTTTTTCAACAGCCGCATCGATCACTTTGATCATGACCGGGGTGATGTCCACGCCAATACCATCGCCTTCGATGAAAGGGATGATGGGATTGTCGGGAATCGCTTGGCCCGGAACGATTTGTGCACCGCCTTGCGGTACCTTGATATGGGAAGTCGTCATGCCTGCTCCATCTTATCGTGATGTTGAGGGGTTGAGTAATGCTGTCGAGTGACGAGACGGCGTGTTGGGGCCGTAGAGAAATCCACAGGGGTGATACGGCTTGGCACCGTCAAGCTGCAGCGGTAGACTGGGCAGGTGTCGCTCGACATTTGTTTCGGTTTATAGACCGTCAAAGCTGGAAGGGGTAGGCAAACTGACAGTCATCCTGCGCTGGCCTGCCCACAATGTCGTGGTGGAGCAAGACTGCCCCAGGCGTTGTATTGCGTTTGGTTGAATTACTGCCCGCTGCGCACAACCCTGTTATTATCAAGCAACTGCTTGAAACATGCCATTAGTAAATGCCCGAGTTGATTTTACTCAATAAGCCCTATGGGGTGATCTGCCAGTTCTCTGCCCATGAGACGCATCCATCATTGTCTTCGTTGATCGACCTGCCGGGGGTGTACCCTGCCGGGCGGCTCGATACCGATAGCGAGGGGTTGCTGTTGTTGACCGCTGATGGACAGTTGCAGGCGCAGATCGCTGATCCTAAACATAAATTGCCGAAGACCTATTGGGTGCAGGTGGAAGGGGAGCCGACGGACGAGGCGTTGATGCAGTTGCGTCAAGGTGTCGATCTGGGGGATTTCACGACCTTGCCGGCAGAGGTCCGACGTATGGCCCCGCCAGAGCTGTGGCCGCGTAATCCGCCGATCCGAGTTCGTAAGAGTGTGCCGGATAGCTGGCTGGAGCTGGTCATCCGGGAGGGAAAAAACCGGCAGGTCCGCCGCATGACGGCCAAGGTCGGGTTCCCGACGCTGCGTCTGGTGCGTACCCGTATCGGCCCATATGAATTGACTGGCCTGGCCCCTGGTGAGTGGCGCAGGGTGGTCGTTCCACCTGTGGCTCGGTCTGGTGCTGGGCAGGATGGGCGACGGCCCCGGCCTAATGCCAGGCGGCCCGTTCAGGCTGGGCAGCGGCGGATCAAGCCTCGTTGAAGATTGTAGAGCAGGTGTCTGGCGCTGAGAGGCGGTTTTTGCGTGAGCTATGAAGCTGTGTCAACCGCGCTGACGATATGTGTCGATTCCAAACAGATAGGGTCTACCATGGATCACAACCCCCAAGCATCTTATTCCGTCATGGATACGCCCAACACCGTCCACCCGATCGCCCGCCGCATCGCCAATGCGCTGGTCGAAGGCTTTGATCGCCACTACCTGTTGTTCCGGCAGTGTTCGCTTGCGGCCAAGCAGCGTTTTGAGGCAGGGGACTGGCAAGCGGTGCAGCGTGCCGCCAAGGAGCGTATCCAGTATTACGATGATCGGGTGCAGGAGTGTGTCGAGCGGCTGCATCGGGAATTCAGGGCCGATAGCCTGGGGGAGGGGATCTGGCAGCAGGTGAAGTTCCACTTTGTGTCCTTGTTGATCAATCACAAGCAGCCGGAGTGCGCTGAGACTTTTTTCAACTCGGTATGCTGCCGGATTCTGCATCGCGACTACTTCAACAATGACTTCATCTTTGTCCGCCCGACCATCTCGACGGAACATATCGAGTCCGATCCGCCGACCTATCGTAGCTATTATCCTGGGCGGCTGGGCTTGCACAAAACCATTCGCCAGATCGTGCAGGATTTCGACTGGCAGACGCCTTTTGCCGACATGCAGCGTGACATCGGCTATGTGGTGAAGGCGCTGAAGGAGCATCTGGAAGCGTGGCCGGATGTGGAGCCCAATTATCAGATCCAGGTGCTGTATTCGCCGTTCTATCGCAATAAGGCGGCATATGTGATCGGTAAGGCGGTCAATGGCAACCAGGAGTATCCATTCTGCGTGCCGGTGCTGCATGATGAACAGGGCCGGTTGTATATGGACACCCTCTTGCTGGATGCCCGTCGCATTGGTGTGTTGTTCAGCTTTTCGCGCGCCTATTTCATGGTGGACATGGAGGTGCCGAGCGGGTATGTCCAGTTCCTGCGATCCTTGCTGCCCACCAAATCCCGAGCGGAGCTGTACACCATGCTGGGCTTGCAGAAGCAGGGCAAGACCATGTTCTATCGTGATTTCATGCATCACCTACGGCACTCTCGCGATGATCTGATCATCGCACCTGGTATCAAGGGTTTGGTGATGTTGGTGTTCACCTTGCCGTCCTACCCCTATGTGTTCAAGGTGATCAAGGACTACATCGCACCACCCAAAGAGGTCACCAAGGAGATTGTCGAAGCCAAATACCAATTGGTGAAGCAGCATGATCGGGTCGGGCGCATGGCGGATACGCTGGAGTTCTCGAATGTGGCGTTTCCGCGAAACCGCTTTACGCAAGAGCTGTTGGATGAATTCCGCAAGATGGCGCCCTCGCTGCTGGAGGAAAAGGAGGGCACCATTGTGATCCGCCATTTGTATATCGAGCGCCGTCTGACCCCGCTGAACCTATATCTGGAGCGGGGCTCGGCTGAGCAGATCGAGCATGGTGTCCGTGAATACGGCAATGCGATCAAGGAGCTGGCCTCGGCCAATATCTTCCCTGGCGATATGTTGTTCAAGAACTTTGGGGTGACGCGTTACGGTCGGGTGATCTTCTATGACTATGATGAGATCGAGTACATGACCGACTGCAACTTCCGTAAAGTACCGCCCGCGCCCACACCTGAGTATGAAATGGCCAGCGAGCCCTGGTACCCGATTGCACGAAATGATGTGTTCCCAGAGGAGTTCGGTGCCTTTCTGCTGGGTGCGACAGGTGTGCGGCAGGTGTTCATGCGACATCACGCCGACTTGTTCAAGGCAGAGTTGTGGCAGACCAAACAGGCGCGGATCAAGGCGGGCTATATTGAGGACTTCTATCCCTACCCTGAGACATTGCGTTTTGGCAAACGATGGTCTGAGTCATCGGGTGACGAGGCTTAGGCTAAGTTGGCGCTGTTCCAGGCGTTATGGGCGGAGCACATTGCTCATCAAGGCTGATAGGCGTTTGGCTGATCCACAGCTCAGCGTCCAGCCCAGCGTGCCATGGCCTGTGTTCAGAAACAGGTTGGATAGACGGCTTGGGCCGATGAAGGGAACGTTGTGTGGCGTTGCGGGACGCAGTCCTGTCCAATGGACAATATCGCGGGTGCCCTGCAGTGCGGGAAACAGCTGCAGGGTGCGTTGCTCCAAGGCCTGCAATCGGACAGCATTCAGTTGTTGATCATAGCCATTCAGCTCTGCGGTGCCCGCCACACGTAATCGATCACCTAGTCTGGAAAACACCAACTTGCGGGATTCATCGGTCAGGCTGACGGTAGGGGCCGCCGGGTTGTCCCCGACCGGCAGTGTGATGGAATAGCCTTTGACTGGATAAATCGGTAGCCGAATGCCCAATGGCTTGAGCAGCAGCGGGCTGTAGCTGCCGAGTGCAACCACATAGGCATCTGCCGTGAGCAACAGGGTTTGCCCGCCATGTTGAACCTCAACGCCAGTCAGTCGGCTGTGGTGCTGGTGCAGCTTGGTGATGTGATGATCCAACAACCATCGTACCCCCGCCG is part of the Chitinivorax tropicus genome and encodes:
- the icd gene encoding NADP-dependent isocitrate dehydrogenase; protein product: MTTSHIKVPQGGAQIVPGQAIPDNPIIPFIEGDGIGVDITPVMIKVIDAAVEKAYGGKKKIHWMEVFAGEKSTRIYGPDEWLPKETFDALKQYSVSIKGPMTTPVGGGIRSLNVALRQELDLYQCVRPVRYFKGVPSPLKQPELTDMVIFRENTEDIYAGIEWQAESEQVKKVINFLQTEMGVKKIRFPETSGIGIKPVSKQGTERLVRAAIQYAIDNDRKSVTIVHKGNIMKFTEGGFRDWAYALAKNEFGAELLDGGPWCKFKNPKTGREIIVKDAIADAFLQQILLRPAEYDVIATTNLNGDYISDALAAQVGGIGIAPGANISDQYACFEATHGTAPKYAGQDKVNPGSLILSAEMMLRHLGWREAADLVIKSMEAAISDKVVTYDFARLMDGAQEVSCSAFGDAMIARM
- a CDS encoding pseudouridine synthase, whose product is MPELILLNKPYGVICQFSAHETHPSLSSLIDLPGVYPAGRLDTDSEGLLLLTADGQLQAQIADPKHKLPKTYWVQVEGEPTDEALMQLRQGVDLGDFTTLPAEVRRMAPPELWPRNPPIRVRKSVPDSWLELVIREGKNRQVRRMTAKVGFPTLRLVRTRIGPYELTGLAPGEWRRVVVPPVARSGAGQDGRRPRPNARRPVQAGQRRIKPR
- the aceK gene encoding bifunctional isocitrate dehydrogenase kinase/phosphatase; this encodes MDTPNTVHPIARRIANALVEGFDRHYLLFRQCSLAAKQRFEAGDWQAVQRAAKERIQYYDDRVQECVERLHREFRADSLGEGIWQQVKFHFVSLLINHKQPECAETFFNSVCCRILHRDYFNNDFIFVRPTISTEHIESDPPTYRSYYPGRLGLHKTIRQIVQDFDWQTPFADMQRDIGYVVKALKEHLEAWPDVEPNYQIQVLYSPFYRNKAAYVIGKAVNGNQEYPFCVPVLHDEQGRLYMDTLLLDARRIGVLFSFSRAYFMVDMEVPSGYVQFLRSLLPTKSRAELYTMLGLQKQGKTMFYRDFMHHLRHSRDDLIIAPGIKGLVMLVFTLPSYPYVFKVIKDYIAPPKEVTKEIVEAKYQLVKQHDRVGRMADTLEFSNVAFPRNRFTQELLDEFRKMAPSLLEEKEGTIVIRHLYIERRLTPLNLYLERGSAEQIEHGVREYGNAIKELASANIFPGDMLFKNFGVTRYGRVIFYDYDEIEYMTDCNFRKVPPAPTPEYEMASEPWYPIARNDVFPEEFGAFLLGATGVRQVFMRHHADLFKAELWQTKQARIKAGYIEDFYPYPETLRFGKRWSESSGDEA